The Mercurialis annua linkage group LG2, ddMerAnnu1.2, whole genome shotgun sequence genome contains a region encoding:
- the LOC126668470 gene encoding uncharacterized protein LOC126668470 translates to MIRLSRVRLSDERRIGFVSAERRTQFVPQPLLMGLGGVPTLMMGLDGGLWILGGVRWRWRKRDSGGGEYHSPIKMPHLNRGVLEPVLPSSSVGDNYDDDPIKPGRGLRQGDPLSPYLFIICAEGLSCLLNREESGNRIHGATVCRGAPSVIHLLFADDCYLFFRASIEETEVIMRVLEEYESMSGQKINFQKTNIMFSVNSPDKLREDICRLLGVDEVADQGKYLGLPSLVGRNKRQILNFIRDRVWHKIKGWSAKTLSRGGKEILLKTVAQAMPNFVMNVFLIPLDLCDELERMMNSYWWGRNREEKKGICWARWDRLCKPKKFGGIGFRKIHEFNIAMLSRQAWRLHTNSDSLMSRVFKAKYFPKSSFLSATLRSNPSFVWRSIFATQEVMRKGIRLRIGNGETADIWRDPWLTDLESGFVKTDERRDLAGSKVWQLFKEGTKEWDLDIIRELFSEEDQMRILSVPVSIRNIEDSWCLSGEKSGEENQRSAFCWNKLWNLNIPLHIRNFLWRLVSGFLPSVEALARKRVFINAQCQVCGSVDETVEHIFFGCEVAVSCWNVSNLKFNLTAVSDVLEWCRSWLEKLKKEESELAAMICWQLWMNRNSAVWENKRRDATTLLNSASQQLLAWKNARRQNLVEGEGKIEEDDGRVVWKPPNAGLFDARSAELIGIREVLSWLKGWRNLIVESDALEVIQDIRNPIQAKGDFLAAHLLARNTRSLSGHRDWFSNFPEYLTPEYLLVDYQVLDGPSFLAINDP, encoded by the exons ATGATTCGTCTCTCACgggttcgtctctcagatgagagacgaaTCGGGTTCGTCTCTGCTGAGAGACGAACCCAGTTCGTCCCTCAGCCGCTGCTGATGGGTTTGGGCGGTGTTCCGACGTTAATGATGGGTTTGGACGGTGGATTATGGATTTTGGGTGGTGTTCGGTGGAGGTGGAGGAAGAGGGATAGTGGTGGTGGAG aatatcATTCTCCAATTAAGATGCCACATCTGAATAGGGGTGTTTTGgaaccggttttgccaagttcaag TGTGGGTGACAACTATGATGATGATCCGATTAAGCCGGGTCGGGGCTTGAGACAGGGAGACCCTTTATCTCCATacttgtttattatttgcgctGAGGGTTTGAGCTGTCTTCTTAACAGAGAGGAAAGTGGGAACCGAATACATGGAGCCACAGTGTGTAGAGGTGCTCCTTCGGTTATTCATCTTCTTTTTGCGGATGATTGTTATCTATTTTTCCGTGCTTCTATTGAGGAAACAGAGGTTATTATGCGTGTTCTTGAGGAGTATGAAAGTATGTCGGGGCAAAAAATAAACTTCCAAAAGACAAATATTATGTTTAGTGTTAACAGCCCGGATAAGCTAAGGGAGGATATTTGCAGATTACTCGGCGTGGATGAAGTTGCGGATCAGGGGAAGTATCTCGGTTTGCCGTCGCTTGTAGGCAGGAACAAGAGGCAGATACTAAACTTCATTCGTGATAGAGTGTGGCACAAGATTAAGGGCTGGAGTGCGAAGACTCTTTCTAGAGGGGGTAAGGAGATTCTTCTAAAGACAGTGGCTCAGGCAATGCCAAATTTTGTTATGAACGTGTTCTTAATTCCTTTAGACTTGTGTGACGAGCTAGAAAGGATGATGAATTCCTATTGGTGGGGGAGGAATAGGGAGGAGAAGAAAGGCATATGTTGGGCTAGATGGGATAGACTTTGCAAACCAAAGAAATTTGGAGGTATTGGGTTTCGGAAAATTCATGAGTTCAATATTGCTATGTTATCGAGGCAAGCATGGAGGCTACATACAAACAGCGATTCTCTAATGAGTAGGGTTTTTAAGGCGAAGTACTTTCCGAAGAGTTCATTCTTGAGCGCCACGTTGAGATCGAACCCTAGCTTTGTGTGGAGAAGTATTTTCGCTACTCAAGAGGTTATGAGGAAAGGGATTCGCTTGCGTATTGGTAATGGCGAAACTGCGGACATTTGGCGGGATCCATGGCTAACAGATTTAGAGTCGGGTTTTGTTAAAACTGATGAAAGACGGGACTTAGCTGGTAGTAAAGTCTGGCAACTCTTCAAAGAAGGAACGAAAGAATGGGATTTGGATATCATTAGGGAGTTGTTCTCCGAGGAAGATCAGATGCGCATTCTGTCAGTCCCTGTTAGTATTCGCAACATAGAAGATAGCTG GTGTTTGAGTGGGGAAAAGAGTGGGGAAGAGAATCAGAGGTCAGCTTTCTGTTGGAATAAATTATGGAACCTGAATATTCCGTTACACATTAGGAATTTCCTTTGGCGTCTAGTATCGGGTTTCCTTCCGTCGGTTGAAGCTCTGGCTCGCAAACGGGTTTTTATAAATGCCCAATGTCAAGTGTGTGGTAGTGTTGATGAGACTGTTGAGCACATTTTCTTTGGTTGTGAAGTTGCGGTATCTTGCTGGAATgtttcaaatctgaaatttaatttaactgCAGTTTCAGATGTGTTAGAATGGTGCAGGTCTTGGTTAGAGAAGTTGAAAAAAGAAGAGAGCGAACTAGCAGCCATGATTTGTTGGCAGCTGTGGATGAATCGGAATAGTGCTGTTTGGGAGAATAAAAGAAGAGATGCAACGACTCTGCTGAACTCAGCTAGCCAGCAGCTGCTGGCTTGGAAGAATGCTCGAAGGCAAAACCTGGTTGAGGGAGAAGGGAAGATAGAAGAGGATGATGGCAGAGTAGTTTGGAAGCCTCCTAATGCAG GTCTTTTTGATGCAAGATCTGCTGAGTTGATTGGTATTAGAGAGGTCCTTAGTTGGCTGAAGGGATGGAGGAATCTTATTGTCGAGTCAGATGCCTTGGAAGTTATCCAAGATATTAGAAATCCCATTCAGGCTAAAGGTGATTTTTTG gctgcGCACTTGTTAGCGCGTAACACCCGTTCCCTGTCAGGTCATCGGGATTGGTTTTCGAACTTTCCTGAGTATCTTACTCCT GAATATCTTCTTGTTGATTACCAAGTACTTGATGGTCCTTCATTTTTGGCTATTAATGATCCGTGA